A region from the Lentimonas sp. CC4 genome encodes:
- a CDS encoding 5-(carboxyamino)imidazole ribonucleotide synthase: MITPGSTIGILGGGQLGRMLILAGRALGYRFHVFEPSGPCPAGHVADKEVNAPYSDEAALRAFAEGVDVITLEFENIPAEVLDMLSAIKPVLPGRQVLHICQHRQREKDFLKESGLPCVPFEYADSAESLKVAIDAIGFPCVIKTAAFGYDGKGQIKLNNASEAEDTEYLWNFLERPPRVVVEKWIHHIGEFSVICARQADGTKSTFPMSENVHVNHILHASIVPARITDATRQAGKALACEIADKLDVVGLIAVELFLHEDGHLIINEMAPRPHNSGHYTIDGCLTSQFEQHIRAVTDLPFGSTELHNATVMINLLGDVWNNGEPDWAGLLSDPRVKLHLYDKGEPRPGRKMGHFTIVGSEVEAVLADAEAHFARLTGA, from the coding sequence ATGATCACTCCAGGTAGCACTATTGGTATTCTAGGCGGCGGCCAACTCGGCCGTATGCTCATTCTCGCAGGCCGTGCGCTCGGCTATCGCTTCCACGTGTTCGAGCCATCCGGCCCATGCCCGGCTGGCCATGTAGCTGACAAAGAGGTGAATGCGCCCTACTCCGACGAAGCCGCGCTGCGTGCCTTTGCTGAAGGCGTCGACGTCATCACGCTAGAATTCGAAAACATCCCCGCCGAGGTGCTCGACATGCTCAGCGCCATCAAGCCCGTGCTCCCTGGCCGTCAAGTGCTGCACATTTGCCAACACCGTCAGCGCGAAAAGGACTTTCTCAAAGAAAGCGGCTTACCCTGTGTGCCCTTTGAGTATGCCGACTCCGCCGAAAGCCTGAAAGTCGCAATCGACGCCATCGGCTTCCCATGTGTGATCAAAACCGCAGCCTTCGGCTACGACGGCAAGGGGCAGATAAAGCTCAACAACGCCAGCGAAGCCGAAGACACTGAATATCTTTGGAATTTCCTCGAGCGCCCACCACGTGTCGTCGTAGAGAAATGGATCCATCACATCGGTGAGTTCTCCGTGATCTGCGCCCGTCAGGCAGACGGCACTAAAAGCACCTTCCCGATGTCCGAGAACGTGCATGTGAACCATATTTTACACGCGTCTATCGTGCCTGCACGCATCACTGATGCCACCCGCCAAGCGGGTAAAGCCCTCGCTTGCGAAATTGCAGACAAACTCGACGTCGTCGGATTGATCGCAGTGGAGCTCTTTCTACACGAAGACGGCCACCTGATCATCAACGAGATGGCACCACGCCCGCACAATTCTGGACACTACACCATCGACGGCTGCCTGACCTCTCAATTCGAGCAACACATCCGCGCCGTCACCGACCTACCTTTCGGCTCGACCGAGCTACACAACGCCACGGTGATGATCAATCTCCTCGGCGACGTATGGAACAACGGCGAGCCTGATTGGGCAGGACTGCTCAGCGACCCACGAGTGAAACTACACCTTTACGACAAAGGCGAACCACGCCCTGGCCGCAAGATGGGACACTTCACCATCGTCGGCAGCGAGGTCGAAGCGGTCTTAGCCGACGCTGAGGCACACTTTGCGCGCCTTACAGGCGCTTGA
- the lnt gene encoding apolipoprotein N-acyltransferase, protein MIKFPEQTDESPVEELDEIPVVQRSPLWGLLAGLLSVVLWVLSIPPFEFAEAAYIAFIPLILWLYTHPSRRLCVVVAMGTGWVAWFAILVWLRHVTFFGTVGLSAILAAIFTLWVLLVHWLLPLIADRSFLVRALAFAGMAGAWVVLEWSRTWLLWGFPWAPLSLSQWERPVVLQIAAWTGAYGLSFLLVYFNFCIAQTLRNRVVVKKRKLWSGWFSLDLYVAMALLGLCIFVFLKSLPQRGSDVTLFTAAVVQPYITPELKWDEDREVENLEILERQTQFVASLESDLVLWPEAATPWPVMGNAHLQRRVEALVNDIDKPILMGNLAVDRETELWYNGAFLVEPETGLSDVFYVKRELVPFGEFVPSYLSFIQKVVPVGGSFVPGTEPGLIEMTFGENTVKIGSLVCYEDVFPSLARESAQAGAQVFFVATNNAWYGEEGGAPQHAAHSVLRAVENRRPVMRCGNGGWSGWIDCFGTIRDVLVDENNSVYFRGGGAYTVVHYEQWMRQQSFYTRHGDWFVALSGGFVLAAMALGLLLKKNGS, encoded by the coding sequence ATGATTAAATTTCCAGAGCAAACCGATGAATCCCCCGTTGAGGAATTGGATGAGATCCCTGTCGTTCAGCGTTCACCACTTTGGGGCCTATTGGCCGGCTTGCTATCCGTTGTGCTATGGGTGCTCTCAATACCACCGTTTGAATTCGCGGAGGCGGCGTATATCGCGTTTATCCCGCTGATCTTGTGGCTCTACACGCACCCTTCACGGCGGTTGTGCGTGGTGGTGGCGATGGGCACTGGCTGGGTGGCTTGGTTCGCGATCTTGGTTTGGCTGCGTCATGTTACGTTCTTTGGCACCGTGGGGCTTTCTGCGATTCTTGCTGCTATTTTCACACTATGGGTCTTGCTGGTGCACTGGCTATTGCCGTTGATTGCTGACCGTTCGTTCCTGGTTCGAGCTTTGGCATTTGCTGGGATGGCGGGCGCTTGGGTCGTGCTGGAGTGGTCACGCACGTGGCTTTTGTGGGGATTTCCGTGGGCGCCGCTGTCGCTCAGTCAGTGGGAGCGTCCGGTGGTGCTGCAGATCGCAGCATGGACGGGAGCATATGGTCTATCGTTTTTGCTAGTCTATTTCAATTTCTGCATCGCTCAGACCTTGCGCAATCGGGTGGTGGTTAAGAAGCGTAAGCTGTGGTCGGGCTGGTTTAGTCTGGATTTGTATGTGGCGATGGCGCTGCTGGGTTTGTGTATCTTTGTGTTTCTCAAGTCGCTGCCGCAGCGGGGCTCTGATGTTACTTTATTCACCGCCGCAGTGGTGCAGCCTTATATTACGCCAGAGCTAAAGTGGGATGAGGATCGAGAGGTTGAGAATCTGGAGATTCTGGAGCGGCAGACTCAATTTGTTGCCAGCCTTGAGAGTGATCTAGTGCTGTGGCCAGAGGCGGCGACACCGTGGCCAGTCATGGGGAATGCTCACCTACAACGGCGTGTCGAAGCGCTGGTAAATGATATAGATAAGCCGATTTTGATGGGGAATCTGGCGGTCGATCGCGAGACCGAGCTCTGGTATAATGGGGCGTTTTTGGTCGAGCCAGAGACGGGACTCTCAGATGTATTTTACGTGAAGCGTGAACTGGTGCCATTTGGTGAGTTTGTGCCGTCGTATTTGAGCTTTATCCAAAAGGTGGTGCCAGTCGGTGGCAGCTTTGTGCCAGGCACTGAGCCTGGGCTGATCGAGATGACTTTTGGTGAGAATACAGTCAAGATAGGCTCATTAGTCTGCTATGAAGATGTATTTCCTTCGTTGGCTCGGGAAAGTGCGCAAGCGGGCGCGCAGGTATTTTTCGTTGCAACGAATAATGCGTGGTATGGTGAAGAGGGGGGGGCGCCTCAACATGCGGCGCACTCTGTATTGCGCGCGGTGGAGAATCGTCGACCAGTGATGCGTTGTGGCAATGGAGGCTGGAGTGGTTGGATTGACTGTTTCGGCACGATCCGCGATGTGCTGGTTGATGAGAATAATAGCGTCTATTTTCGCGGCGGCGGCGCTTATACAGTGGTGCACTACGAGCAGTGGATGCGGCAGCAGAGCTTCTACACGCGACATGGCGATTGGTTTGTCGCGCTGAGCGGTGGATTTGTCTTGGCTGCGATGGCGCTTGGATTGTTGCTTAAGAAAAACGGCAGCTAA
- the trpE gene encoding anthranilate synthase component I, translating to MNIQPSRSVFEALAKQGNTVPVYLDLTADCETPLGAYSKIREDGPAFLFESIVGGERISRFSFLGSNPRKVIRVFEDEVTITHKSGQVETLPTPEDPLKIIEAEMARYEPVRLPGMPPFTGGAVGFVGHEYVHYVEPTIPKPEENPLEVPILYYLITDSVVIFDHVRQVLRVCVNAHIEGDAGAAYDQAVAEIVNICEQLEKPQPLSHRELSEPGEITVPDGNFTKDRFEAAVDSVKEYVRSGDVIQTVLSQRFKKAFKPSPVDLYRALRTVNPSPYMFLMEDPDFAVVGASPEVHVRLTEDKVEIRPIAGTRHRGKDEAEDLALEKDLLDDEKERAEHLMLVDLARNDIGRVCEYGSIHVPDYMTIERYSHVMHIVSQVVGTIAKDKTAYDLMRATFPAGTLSGAPKVRALQIIAELEQSQRGVYGGALGYFGYEGNHDSCIGIRTAVIKDGNIYIQSGAGIVADSVPESEFMETVNKAKGMLKAVKVAEEMQNN from the coding sequence ATGAATATCCAACCTTCCAGATCCGTATTCGAAGCCCTCGCTAAGCAAGGAAACACCGTGCCGGTGTATCTTGACCTGACCGCAGACTGCGAGACGCCCTTGGGAGCGTATTCAAAGATCCGCGAAGACGGCCCGGCTTTTTTATTCGAATCCATCGTCGGTGGTGAGCGCATCAGCCGCTTCTCCTTTCTTGGTAGCAATCCGCGCAAAGTCATTCGCGTGTTTGAGGACGAAGTCACCATCACCCACAAAAGCGGCCAAGTCGAAACCCTCCCGACTCCGGAAGATCCACTTAAGATCATCGAAGCCGAGATGGCACGCTATGAGCCAGTGCGCCTGCCCGGAATGCCACCGTTTACCGGTGGAGCCGTCGGATTTGTCGGCCATGAGTATGTCCACTACGTCGAGCCGACGATTCCGAAGCCGGAAGAAAATCCGCTCGAAGTGCCGATCCTTTACTACCTGATCACCGACTCAGTCGTCATCTTCGACCACGTGCGCCAAGTGCTGCGTGTCTGTGTCAATGCCCACATCGAAGGTGATGCCGGTGCTGCTTATGACCAAGCTGTCGCAGAAATTGTGAATATCTGTGAACAACTCGAAAAGCCCCAACCGCTGAGCCACCGCGAGCTCTCAGAACCGGGCGAAATCACCGTGCCTGATGGCAACTTCACAAAAGACCGATTTGAGGCTGCAGTGGACAGCGTCAAAGAATACGTTCGCTCCGGAGATGTCATCCAAACCGTTCTATCTCAAAGATTTAAGAAGGCTTTCAAACCAAGCCCCGTCGACCTCTACCGGGCCCTCCGCACAGTGAACCCTTCTCCCTATATGTTTTTAATGGAAGATCCCGATTTTGCAGTGGTCGGTGCTTCCCCAGAGGTGCATGTTCGCCTCACTGAAGATAAGGTAGAAATCCGCCCGATCGCAGGCACAAGACACCGTGGAAAAGATGAAGCGGAAGATCTAGCGTTAGAAAAAGACCTCCTCGACGACGAAAAGGAACGCGCTGAACACCTGATGTTGGTCGATTTAGCGCGAAATGACATTGGACGCGTCTGTGAATACGGCTCCATCCACGTTCCGGATTACATGACGATCGAACGTTATTCACACGTTATGCACATCGTCTCACAGGTGGTGGGAACTATAGCGAAAGATAAGACTGCATACGATCTCATGCGCGCCACATTTCCAGCAGGCACTCTCAGCGGGGCGCCAAAGGTCAGAGCGCTGCAAATCATCGCCGAACTCGAACAAAGCCAGCGCGGCGTCTATGGCGGTGCACTTGGTTATTTCGGCTACGAAGGTAATCACGACTCCTGCATCGGCATCCGCACCGCCGTGATTAAGGATGGTAACATCTACATCCAGTCTGGCGCTGGGATTGTCGCCGATTCAGTTCCAGAAAGCGAGTTCATGGAGACTGTGAACAAGGCGAAAGGCATGTTGAAAGCCGTCAAAGTAGCCGAAGAGATGCAAAATAATTAG
- a CDS encoding sigma-70 family RNA polymerase sigma factor: MHKKLVKSSSRNRLTQTSSRVPRAQTEEVEAVTDVRALPSNDRNVMRTYMQEIGKTPLLTAKEEVTLAGRIQKGDKSARDHMISANLRLVVKIAHDYNNFGLPLLDLISEGNIGLIKAVERFDPAKGGKLSTYAAWWIKQSIKRALANQSKTIRLPVHLVDKIAKMRRITAALADELDREPSDEEIGYEMGMPVNKVAHLKSVSVRPSSLDAPVGEDGDTSFGELVGDENQTTPLENLQQKSIHNDIQSVISLLDKREGEIIRLRFGLDGNLPLTLEEVGEVFDITRERVRQIQTIAIHKMRRIMTENERQRSKTEVHQEHIQQKRMEVLQEFFAEQAASN, encoded by the coding sequence ATGCACAAGAAACTGGTAAAATCGAGCTCTCGTAACCGTTTAACTCAAACCAGCTCACGAGTCCCAAGGGCTCAAACAGAGGAAGTAGAAGCAGTTACCGATGTGCGCGCACTGCCTTCCAATGATCGAAACGTCATGCGCACTTACATGCAGGAGATCGGCAAAACACCGCTCCTGACTGCGAAAGAAGAAGTCACTCTTGCTGGTCGCATTCAAAAAGGCGACAAATCTGCCCGCGATCACATGATCTCGGCAAACCTACGACTCGTCGTAAAAATCGCCCACGACTACAATAATTTTGGCCTGCCACTGCTCGATTTAATCAGCGAAGGCAACATCGGCTTGATCAAGGCAGTCGAACGCTTTGACCCTGCAAAGGGAGGCAAACTCAGCACTTACGCCGCATGGTGGATCAAACAGTCCATCAAACGCGCCCTCGCGAATCAAAGTAAGACCATCCGCCTGCCGGTGCACTTGGTCGACAAGATCGCTAAAATGCGCCGCATCACCGCAGCCTTAGCAGACGAACTCGACCGCGAGCCCTCAGACGAAGAGATCGGCTACGAAATGGGCATGCCAGTCAACAAAGTGGCACACCTGAAGTCAGTCAGCGTCCGCCCCTCCTCGCTCGATGCACCCGTCGGCGAAGACGGCGATACCAGCTTCGGCGAACTCGTAGGCGACGAAAACCAGACGACTCCGCTGGAAAACCTCCAGCAGAAGTCCATTCACAACGACATTCAATCCGTCATCAGCCTACTCGATAAGCGCGAAGGTGAAATCATCCGCCTGCGCTTCGGCCTTGATGGCAACCTCCCGCTCACCCTCGAAGAAGTGGGTGAGGTATTCGACATCACTCGCGAGCGCGTGCGCCAGATTCAGACAATCGCCATCCACAAGATGCGTCGCATCATGACGGAGAATGAACGTCAACGCAGTAAAACTGAAGTGCATCAAGAGCACATCCAGCAAAAGCGTATGGAAGTCCTACAGGAGTTCTTCGCCGAGCAAGCCGCAAGCAACTAG
- the mqo gene encoding malate dehydrogenase (quinone), with amino-acid sequence MTTRTVRPSTGPILENPDIVLIGGGIMSATLGIMLKKLNPDFTIQIVESLPRVALESSHAWNNAGTGHAALCELNYTPQRSDGSVDVSKAIEINEQFEHSKHFWAHLVEQGVIADPSVFIKRVPHMSFVHGEADIEFLRKRYEALSAQHLFGEMTFSDDPATVAEWAPLLGQGRSADEPVAVTRVESGTDINFGALTQQLIDYLISLEGVELAMQARVTDIDQKTDGRWRLKIDSETEGKRKLRAQFAFIGAGGGSLHLLQKSGIPEGKGFGGFPVSGQFLVCKNHDVIEQHAAKIYGKAAVGAPPMSVPHLDTRVIDGKKALLFGPYAGFSPKFLKEGSMLDLIKSVKLDNILPLLAVGRDNMSLTQYLINECRKSHSDRVEGLREFFPDAKEEDWMLVTAGQRVQIIKKSADSTGKLEFGTEVVAAQDGSIAALLGASPGASTSVSIIVEVLKKCFPDDMQTVDWQSKLTEMLPAHGKSLATCEATYRTLRERADAALAITASPNCETYTECTPKDRPLQRPVLGV; translated from the coding sequence GCACCGTTCGCCCTTCCACGGGCCCAATTCTTGAGAATCCTGACATCGTCTTAATCGGCGGAGGCATCATGAGCGCCACACTCGGCATCATGCTCAAGAAGCTGAACCCAGACTTCACGATTCAAATCGTCGAATCCCTGCCACGTGTCGCACTCGAAAGCTCGCACGCATGGAACAACGCCGGCACCGGACACGCCGCACTCTGCGAGCTCAACTATACGCCACAACGTTCCGATGGCAGCGTCGATGTGTCCAAAGCGATCGAGATCAACGAGCAGTTCGAGCACTCCAAGCACTTCTGGGCTCACCTGGTCGAGCAAGGCGTGATCGCAGACCCGAGCGTCTTCATCAAACGCGTGCCACACATGAGCTTCGTCCACGGCGAAGCCGACATCGAATTCCTACGTAAGCGCTACGAAGCGCTCAGCGCACAGCACTTGTTCGGTGAAATGACTTTCTCCGATGATCCCGCAACCGTGGCAGAGTGGGCACCGCTCCTCGGGCAAGGACGCTCGGCAGACGAGCCCGTCGCCGTCACTCGCGTAGAGTCTGGCACCGACATCAACTTCGGTGCGCTCACTCAGCAACTTATCGACTACCTGATCTCACTTGAGGGCGTGGAACTCGCAATGCAGGCACGCGTCACGGATATTGATCAGAAAACCGACGGTCGCTGGCGCTTAAAAATCGACAGCGAAACCGAAGGCAAGCGGAAGCTTCGTGCCCAATTCGCCTTCATCGGCGCAGGTGGTGGCTCGCTACACCTCTTACAAAAGTCCGGTATTCCCGAGGGCAAAGGCTTCGGTGGCTTCCCCGTCAGTGGACAATTCCTCGTCTGCAAGAATCACGACGTCATCGAGCAGCACGCCGCGAAGATTTACGGCAAAGCCGCCGTTGGCGCACCACCGATGTCCGTGCCACACCTCGACACTCGCGTGATCGATGGCAAAAAGGCACTCCTCTTCGGCCCGTATGCAGGCTTCTCGCCCAAGTTCCTCAAAGAAGGCTCGATGCTCGACCTGATCAAATCTGTGAAGCTCGACAACATCTTGCCACTACTTGCAGTCGGCCGTGATAACATGTCGCTCACTCAGTATTTGATCAACGAATGCCGCAAATCACACAGTGACCGTGTTGAAGGTCTGCGTGAATTCTTCCCCGATGCCAAAGAAGAGGATTGGATGCTAGTCACCGCCGGCCAACGCGTGCAGATAATCAAGAAGAGCGCTGACAGCACCGGTAAGCTAGAATTCGGCACCGAAGTCGTCGCCGCCCAAGACGGCAGCATCGCCGCGCTACTAGGCGCCTCACCTGGGGCCTCCACCTCGGTATCGATCATCGTCGAAGTGCTCAAAAAATGCTTCCCCGATGACATGCAAACTGTCGACTGGCAGAGCAAGCTCACAGAGATGCTACCCGCACATGGTAAATCATTGGCCACATGCGAAGCGACCTACCGCACACTTCGCGAGCGCGCCGACGCCGCACTGGCCATTACAGCGTCACCTAACTGCGAGACATACACAGAATGCACCCCCAAGGACAGACCGCTGCAGCGGCCTGTCCTTGGAGTATAG
- the secA gene encoding preprotein translocase subunit SecA, protein MISAILKKFSGRHYKKFLKKCQPIIERINAFEVEYQSLTEEQLRAKTAEFMKRHQDGESLDDLLPEAFATVKNAARRMSGKEFDVCDHMLPWNMVHYDVQFIGGIAIHEKHIAEMATGEGKTLVSTCPLYLNALTGRNCQLVTVNDYLARRDSEWMGHLFRMLGLTVGCIQNSQPPQVRREMYDCNITYGTASEFGFDYLRDNGMTSNKEDQVQRDHYFCIIDEVDSILVDEARTPLIISGPMQDDNPLPFGEIKPTIQQLVAKQQAFCNQLVAEAKETLETEGADADAKYAATAKLFQVKLGMPKNKQFHRLNEVPAIRRAIDKFDLEMNSDFNKKERYALKEALFYVIDEKNQQADLTENGRMLMSPDDPDAFMLPDLPEMFIEIDKNEKLATPEVKHEAKLAAETVFQQTSERIHCISQLLRAYSLYDRDKEYVVQEGKVNIVDQNTGRVMPGRRWSDGLHQAIESKENCTIEKETKTYATVTIQNYFRMYEKLSGMTGTAETEASEFHEIYGLKVMVIPTNKPCIRIDMNDVIFKTRREKFNAVIKEVEAAHKKGQPVLVGTASVEASEVLSRMLKRSNIGHSVLNAKFHAQEAEIVANAGRKGGVTIATNMAGRGTDIKLAEGVPELGGLFVVGTERHESRRIDRQLRGRCARQGDPGMSKCFVSLEDDLMRLFANAGPISRILEKSMSEGEELEHPALNWSIENAQKKVEQQNFSMRKRLLQFDDVLNTQREVIYGIRNEAIQSDTPRDIIYEMIEEELDIRLEGIDGDKDGEAVENFLTWLNAYFPVALKAEEIVDKDSEAQQAFILERIQDAYKQREEFESKEALVGLERYIVIRSLDRRWQDHLTEMEELRRSVNLRSYGQKDPLSEYKSEAYGFFEELMNNVRTEICNAVFRTATNQDAFQNMLARMSQTAQVAGPGTGQPQVGALAGAAAQAQAAQPAQPAPRKQVELPKVQPVRRELPKLGRNDTVTIRKNGETKELKFKKAEAMILNDGWDLVQK, encoded by the coding sequence ATGATCTCAGCCATTCTCAAAAAGTTCTCCGGACGTCACTATAAGAAGTTCCTTAAAAAGTGTCAGCCAATTATTGAACGTATTAACGCATTTGAAGTTGAATACCAGTCGCTTACGGAAGAGCAGCTGCGCGCTAAGACTGCAGAGTTCATGAAGCGCCACCAAGATGGTGAGTCGCTCGATGATTTGTTGCCTGAAGCCTTTGCTACAGTGAAAAATGCGGCGCGCCGTATGTCTGGTAAAGAGTTTGACGTGTGTGATCACATGTTGCCTTGGAATATGGTGCACTACGATGTGCAGTTTATTGGCGGCATCGCGATTCACGAGAAGCATATTGCGGAAATGGCGACGGGTGAGGGTAAGACGCTCGTTTCGACCTGCCCATTGTATCTCAATGCACTCACAGGTCGCAACTGTCAGTTGGTGACGGTCAATGACTACCTTGCTCGTCGTGACTCCGAGTGGATGGGCCATCTCTTCCGCATGCTGGGGTTAACGGTCGGTTGTATTCAGAATAGTCAGCCGCCGCAGGTTCGTCGCGAGATGTATGACTGCAATATTACCTATGGCACCGCCTCGGAGTTTGGCTTCGATTACCTACGTGACAATGGTATGACCAGCAACAAGGAAGATCAGGTGCAACGTGATCACTATTTCTGTATTATTGACGAAGTTGACTCGATTCTCGTCGATGAAGCTCGCACGCCGTTGATCATTTCCGGGCCGATGCAGGATGATAATCCACTACCATTTGGTGAAATTAAGCCGACCATTCAGCAACTAGTCGCGAAGCAGCAGGCGTTCTGTAACCAACTGGTCGCCGAAGCAAAAGAGACCCTCGAAACCGAAGGTGCGGACGCAGATGCGAAGTATGCAGCCACCGCGAAGCTCTTTCAAGTGAAGCTTGGCATGCCGAAGAACAAGCAGTTTCACCGTCTTAACGAGGTGCCCGCGATCCGCCGCGCGATCGACAAGTTCGACCTCGAGATGAATAGCGATTTCAATAAGAAGGAGCGCTACGCCCTGAAGGAAGCGCTCTTCTACGTGATCGACGAGAAGAATCAGCAGGCCGACCTTACCGAGAATGGCCGTATGCTCATGAGCCCGGACGATCCAGATGCCTTTATGCTCCCGGATCTTCCAGAGATGTTTATCGAAATCGATAAGAACGAAAAGTTGGCGACACCAGAGGTGAAGCATGAGGCCAAGCTGGCCGCGGAGACCGTCTTCCAGCAAACTAGCGAGCGTATCCATTGCATCAGCCAGTTGCTTCGTGCTTACAGTCTCTATGACCGCGACAAGGAATACGTCGTGCAAGAGGGTAAGGTAAACATCGTCGACCAAAACACAGGCCGTGTGATGCCAGGTCGCCGCTGGTCGGATGGTCTGCACCAAGCGATCGAGTCGAAGGAAAATTGCACGATCGAGAAGGAGACAAAGACTTACGCGACCGTCACAATTCAGAATTACTTCCGTATGTATGAGAAGTTGTCTGGTATGACTGGCACCGCGGAAACTGAAGCTTCCGAGTTTCACGAAATTTATGGGCTTAAGGTGATGGTTATCCCAACTAACAAGCCGTGTATCCGCATCGATATGAACGACGTGATCTTTAAGACACGTCGTGAGAAGTTTAATGCAGTAATTAAAGAGGTCGAAGCAGCGCACAAGAAAGGGCAACCCGTCCTTGTGGGCACCGCATCGGTTGAAGCCTCTGAAGTATTGAGCCGTATGTTGAAGCGATCAAACATCGGGCACAGTGTGTTGAATGCAAAGTTTCACGCGCAGGAGGCTGAGATTGTCGCGAACGCTGGTCGTAAAGGCGGCGTGACGATCGCTACAAATATGGCGGGGCGCGGCACCGATATTAAACTGGCTGAAGGTGTGCCGGAGCTTGGCGGCTTGTTCGTCGTTGGCACCGAGCGTCACGAATCACGCCGTATTGACCGTCAGCTACGTGGCCGTTGCGCGCGTCAGGGTGATCCAGGTATGTCGAAATGCTTCGTGTCGCTGGAGGATGATCTCATGCGTTTGTTTGCAAATGCTGGACCGATTTCCCGTATCCTTGAGAAGTCAATGAGCGAAGGCGAAGAGCTGGAGCATCCGGCTTTGAACTGGTCGATTGAGAATGCGCAGAAGAAGGTGGAGCAGCAGAACTTCTCGATGCGTAAGCGTTTGCTACAATTCGACGATGTGCTCAACACACAGCGTGAAGTGATTTACGGTATCCGTAACGAAGCGATTCAGTCGGACACACCGCGTGACATCATTTATGAAATGATCGAAGAGGAGCTCGATATTCGCTTAGAAGGGATCGATGGGGATAAGGATGGTGAGGCAGTTGAGAACTTCCTGACTTGGTTGAATGCTTACTTCCCTGTCGCATTGAAGGCCGAAGAAATCGTGGACAAGGACTCAGAAGCGCAGCAGGCATTTATTCTGGAGCGCATCCAAGATGCATATAAGCAACGTGAAGAGTTTGAGTCGAAGGAAGCGCTTGTTGGACTGGAACGTTACATTGTGATTCGTTCGCTGGATCGCCGTTGGCAAGATCACTTGACCGAGATGGAAGAGCTTCGCCGTAGTGTGAACCTTCGCAGCTACGGTCAGAAAGATCCGCTAAGCGAATACAAGAGCGAGGCGTATGGCTTCTTCGAAGAGTTGATGAATAATGTCCGCACTGAGATTTGTAATGCCGTGTTCCGCACTGCGACCAATCAAGATGCGTTCCAAAACATGCTCGCTCGTATGTCGCAAACCGCTCAAGTCGCGGGTCCAGGAACCGGGCAACCGCAGGTTGGTGCACTCGCAGGCGCTGCTGCACAAGCACAGGCCGCTCAACCCGCTCAACCCGCGCCGCGTAAGCAAGTCGAGCTGCCCAAGGTGCAGCCGGTTCGCCGTGAATTGCCAAAGCTTGGTCGTAATGACACCGTCACTATCCGTAAGAACGGCGAGACGAAGGAGCTGAAATTCAAGAAGGCCGAGGCGATGATCCTCAACGACGGTTGGGATCTCGTGCAGAAGTAA
- the purE gene encoding 5-(carboxyamino)imidazole ribonucleotide mutase, with protein sequence MEANANNAVVGIIMGSHSDWSTMGEAAALLKQLEIPFETKIVSAHRTPGLLYSYAETAEARGIQIIIAGAGGAAHLPGMTAAMTHLPVLGVPVQSKALSGQDSLLSIVQMPAGIPVMTLAIGVAGAKNAALSAASILSLNDADVRDRLKAFRENQTNTVLSMELPEA encoded by the coding sequence ATGGAAGCAAATGCGAACAACGCCGTCGTCGGAATCATCATGGGCAGTCACTCAGACTGGTCCACTATGGGTGAGGCTGCCGCCCTACTCAAACAGCTCGAAATTCCTTTCGAAACCAAAATCGTCAGCGCGCACCGCACACCAGGGCTGCTCTACTCCTACGCAGAAACCGCAGAGGCGCGCGGTATTCAAATCATCATCGCAGGTGCAGGCGGCGCAGCGCATCTTCCTGGTATGACTGCGGCCATGACCCACCTGCCCGTGCTCGGCGTGCCGGTGCAATCCAAAGCGCTCAGCGGCCAAGACTCCCTCCTTTCCATCGTGCAAATGCCAGCGGGCATCCCTGTGATGACCCTCGCCATCGGCGTCGCAGGTGCGAAAAACGCGGCACTCTCGGCCGCATCTATCCTTTCGCTCAACGACGCGGACGTCCGCGATCGCCTCAAAGCCTTCCGCGAAAACCAAACCAACACCGTGCTCTCCATGGAGCTCCCAGAAGCTTAA